A section of the Enterobacter sp. C2 genome encodes:
- the barA gene encoding two-component sensor histidine kinase BarA, protein MTNYSLRARMMILILAPTVLIGLLLSVFFVVHRYNDLQQQLEDAGASIIEPLAVASEYGMNLQNRDSIGQLISILHRRHSDIVRAISVYDDNNRLFVTSNFQLDPKTLKLPDGAAFPRVLSVTRHGDLMILRTPIVSEGYSPDEPATPDVKASSNMLGYVALELDLRSVRLQQYKEIFIAAMMMFFCTGLALIFGWRLMRDVTGPIRNMVNTVDRIRRGQLDSRVEGFMLGELDMLKNGINSMAMSLAAYHEEMQHNIDQATSDLRETLEQMEIQNVELDLAKKRAQEAARIKSEFLANMSHELRTPLNGVIGFTRLTLKSELTPTQRDHLHTIERSADNLLTIINDVLDFSKLEAGKLILESIPFPLRNALDEVVTLLAHSAHDKGLELTLNVKNDVPDNVIGDPLRLQQVITNLVGNAIKFTENGNIDVLVEKRALSNNKVQVEMQIRDTGIGIPERDQSRLFQAFRQADASISRRHGGTGLGLVITQRLVNEMGGDISFHSQPGRGSTFWFHINLDLNPNVSSEGLPTDCLAGKRLAYVEPNAAAAQSTLDLLQATPLEVIYSPTFSALPEARYDILLLAVPVTLREPLTMQHERLAKAASMTDFLLLALPCHVQINAEQLKQEGAAACLLKPLTSTRLLPALTEYCRLNRPREQSLNDDRKLPMSVMAVDDNPANLKLIGALLEDQVQYVQLCDSGHSAIDCAKQMQFDLILMDIQMPDIDGIRASETIRQLPHQQQTPVIAVTAHAMAGQKEKLLNAGMSGYLAKPIEEEKLHSLLLRYLPGPGVSQWLTPPEPEPIEASQDPEVSLDWQLALRQSANKPDLAREMLQMLIAFLPEIRNKVEEQLVGEAPEDLVEAIHKLHGSCGYSGVPRLKRLCHLIEHHLRSGMPAEDLEPEFLELLDEMDNVAREARRWIG, encoded by the coding sequence ATGACCAACTACAGCCTGCGGGCGCGAATGATGATTTTAATCTTAGCGCCAACCGTTCTGATCGGTTTACTGCTTAGCGTTTTCTTTGTTGTCCACCGTTACAATGACTTACAGCAGCAGCTTGAGGATGCGGGGGCGAGCATTATCGAGCCGCTGGCGGTGGCGAGTGAATACGGTATGAACCTGCAGAACCGCGACTCTATCGGCCAGCTGATCAGCATTCTGCACCGCCGTCACTCTGACATCGTGCGTGCCATCTCCGTCTACGATGACAATAACCGGCTGTTCGTGACCTCTAACTTTCAACTCGATCCCAAAACGTTAAAGCTTCCGGACGGCGCAGCCTTCCCTCGTGTGCTGAGCGTTACGCGCCATGGCGATCTGATGATCCTGCGCACGCCCATTGTCTCCGAGGGCTATTCACCCGACGAGCCCGCCACGCCGGATGTGAAAGCATCCAGTAATATGCTGGGCTACGTCGCGCTGGAGCTGGATCTCCGCTCCGTGCGTTTACAGCAGTATAAAGAGATCTTTATCGCCGCCATGATGATGTTCTTCTGCACAGGGCTCGCGCTGATCTTTGGCTGGCGGCTGATGCGCGACGTCACCGGGCCTATCCGTAACATGGTCAATACGGTAGACCGCATCCGTCGCGGCCAGCTGGATAGCCGCGTTGAGGGCTTTATGCTGGGCGAGCTGGATATGCTGAAAAACGGCATCAACTCAATGGCGATGTCGCTGGCGGCCTACCACGAGGAGATGCAGCACAACATCGATCAGGCAACATCGGATCTGCGTGAAACCCTTGAGCAGATGGAGATCCAGAACGTCGAGCTGGACCTGGCGAAGAAGCGCGCCCAGGAAGCCGCCCGTATCAAGTCCGAGTTTTTGGCCAATATGTCACACGAGTTGCGCACTCCGCTTAACGGCGTGATTGGCTTTACCCGGCTGACGCTGAAATCCGAGCTGACACCGACCCAGCGCGATCATCTGCATACCATTGAGCGCTCGGCCGATAACCTGCTTACCATCATTAACGACGTGCTGGACTTCTCCAAGCTGGAGGCTGGCAAGCTGATCCTGGAGAGCATTCCCTTCCCGCTGCGTAACGCCCTCGACGAGGTGGTTACCCTGCTCGCCCACTCCGCCCATGATAAAGGGCTGGAGCTGACGCTCAATGTCAAAAACGACGTGCCGGATAATGTGATTGGCGATCCGCTGCGCCTGCAACAGGTGATTACCAACCTGGTCGGCAACGCCATCAAGTTTACCGAAAACGGCAATATTGACGTGCTGGTGGAGAAGCGCGCCCTAAGCAACAACAAGGTGCAGGTCGAGATGCAGATCCGCGACACCGGGATCGGCATTCCCGAGCGCGATCAGTCCCGACTCTTCCAGGCGTTTCGCCAGGCGGATGCCAGCATCTCCCGGCGACACGGCGGAACCGGGCTGGGGCTGGTGATCACCCAGAGGTTGGTGAACGAGATGGGGGGCGATATCTCTTTCCACAGCCAGCCAGGGCGGGGCTCGACGTTCTGGTTCCACATCAACCTCGATCTTAACCCTAACGTCAGCAGCGAAGGGCTGCCGACCGACTGCCTCGCCGGTAAGCGGCTGGCCTACGTTGAGCCAAACGCCGCCGCCGCCCAGAGTACGCTGGATCTGCTCCAGGCAACCCCGCTGGAGGTGATCTACAGCCCGACCTTCTCTGCCCTGCCTGAGGCGCGCTACGATATCCTGCTGCTGGCGGTGCCGGTGACCCTGCGCGAGCCGCTCACCATGCAGCACGAAAGGCTGGCAAAGGCCGCCTCCATGACCGATTTCCTGCTGCTGGCACTGCCGTGTCACGTGCAGATCAACGCCGAGCAGCTTAAGCAGGAGGGTGCCGCCGCGTGCCTGTTAAAACCGCTTACCTCCACGCGCCTGCTGCCTGCCCTGACCGAGTACTGCCGCCTTAATCGTCCTCGCGAGCAGTCGCTTAACGACGACCGCAAGCTGCCAATGAGCGTAATGGCGGTGGATGACAACCCGGCCAACCTGAAGCTTATTGGGGCGCTACTTGAGGATCAGGTCCAGTATGTCCAGCTGTGCGACAGCGGTCATAGCGCGATCGACTGTGCGAAGCAGATGCAGTTCGATCTGATCCTGATGGATATTCAGATGCCCGATATCGACGGTATTCGTGCCAGCGAAACCATTCGCCAGCTGCCGCACCAGCAGCAGACGCCGGTGATCGCGGTAACGGCCCACGCTATGGCCGGGCAAAAAGAGAAGCTGCTGAACGCCGGGATGAGCGGCTATCTGGCGAAACCCATAGAAGAAGAGAAGCTCCATAGCCTGCTGCTGCGCTACCTTCCCGGCCCTGGGGTCAGCCAGTGGCTAACCCCGCCGGAGCCGGAGCCGATAGAAGCCTCGCAGGATCCTGAGGTCTCCCTGGACTGGCAGCTGGCCCTGCGCCAGTCGGCAAATAAACCCGATCTGGCGCGGGAAATGCTACAGATGCTGATCGCCTTCCTGCCGGAGATCCGCAATAAGGTTGAGGAGCAGTTGGTGGGAGAAGCGCCTGAAGATTTAGTCGAGGCTATTCACAAGCTGCACGGCAGCTGCGGCTACAGCGGTGTACCGCGCCTCAAGCGGCTGTGTCATCTGATCGAACACCACTTGCGCAGCGGCATGCCCGCAGAGGATCTGGAGCCGGAGTTTCTGGAGCTGCTGGATGAGATGGATAACGTGGCGCGGGAAGCGCGCAGGTGGATTGGCTGA
- a CDS encoding glycerate kinase, translating into MKIVIAPDSYKESLSALDVATAIEQGFREIFPQAEYIKLPVADGGEGTVEAMVAATQGRIVEVTVTGPLGTQVEGFYGLSGDEQSAFIEMAAASGLELVLPEQRNPLITTSWGTGELIRHALDAGVKHIIIGIGGSATNDGGAGMVQALGAKLLNGEGDALGQGGGALETLARIDISELDRRLHDCRIEVACDVTNPLTGKEGATAIFGPQKGATPEMITRLDAALAHYAALIKRDLDLDVLDLAGGGAAGGMGAALFAFCGAELRQGIEIVTDALHLDRYVAEADLVITGEGRIDSQTVHGKVPVGVAKVAKRYNKPVIGIAGSLTADVGVVHEHGIDAVFSVIYGICTLDDALKNAAENVRMTARNVAAVLKAGQAGR; encoded by the coding sequence ATGAAAATTGTTATCGCACCGGACTCCTATAAAGAGAGTTTGAGCGCCCTTGATGTTGCGACCGCCATAGAGCAGGGCTTTCGTGAGATCTTTCCTCAGGCGGAGTACATCAAACTGCCGGTGGCGGATGGCGGTGAAGGCACGGTTGAAGCGATGGTCGCCGCCACTCAGGGGCGGATCGTCGAGGTTACCGTTACCGGCCCGCTTGGCACTCAGGTTGAGGGCTTCTATGGCCTCTCCGGCGACGAGCAGAGCGCATTTATTGAGATGGCAGCGGCCAGCGGCCTTGAGCTGGTCTTACCCGAACAACGTAATCCGCTGATCACCACCTCGTGGGGAACGGGGGAGCTGATCCGTCATGCGCTGGACGCGGGCGTTAAGCATATCATTATTGGCATCGGCGGTAGCGCTACCAACGACGGCGGCGCAGGCATGGTGCAGGCGCTGGGAGCAAAGCTGCTGAACGGCGAAGGCGACGCCCTCGGGCAGGGCGGCGGCGCGTTGGAGACGCTGGCGCGGATCGACATCAGCGAGCTGGACAGGCGGCTCCACGACTGCCGTATTGAGGTTGCCTGCGACGTGACCAATCCCCTGACCGGCAAAGAGGGCGCAACGGCGATCTTCGGGCCGCAGAAAGGGGCAACGCCGGAGATGATTACCCGCCTTGATGCGGCGCTGGCGCACTATGCCGCGCTGATCAAGCGCGATCTCGATCTCGACGTGCTGGATCTTGCCGGGGGCGGGGCTGCAGGCGGCATGGGCGCGGCGCTGTTTGCGTTCTGCGGTGCTGAGCTGCGGCAGGGCATTGAGATTGTCACCGACGCGCTGCATCTCGATCGCTATGTCGCCGAAGCGGATCTGGTGATCACCGGCGAGGGACGGATCGATAGCCAGACCGTGCACGGTAAAGTTCCCGTGGGTGTGGCAAAGGTAGCGAAGCGCTACAACAAGCCGGTGATCGGCATCGCTGGCAGCCTGACGGCAGACGTCGGCGTGGTGCACGAGCATGGTATCGACGCGGTATTCAGCGTGATCTACGGCATCTGTACGCTGGACGACGCCCTGAAAAATGCGGCGGAAAACGTGCGCATGACGGCACGCAACGTGGCGGCGGTGTTGAAAGCGGGCCAGGCAGGGCGTTAA